The sequence below is a genomic window from Dermacentor albipictus isolate Rhodes 1998 colony chromosome 2, USDA_Dalb.pri_finalv2, whole genome shotgun sequence.
ATTGTCTATGCGGTTCGGAAAATGTGGTGAGAGCACAAATAACCCATCGaaacatttttcagtaaaattTTTCGGATGAGGAGGCAAATATTTGCATTAGGTCTCAACATTTTATTTTTCGATAAGTGACTAATATATAATTAGGAAGTATTTGAGATACTTCGCAGTAAGATAGCCCTAAAATCTGTTTTTTATGTGGAATGTGTATTTCATGAAAAAATGTATTCATAAACAGCACGTCTACACTGGGAGAAATGCCTGACTTCTGCTTACTCTGTACACAGTGTTAAATCTTAGCACTGTAAAAGTAGAATGATGCCTGTCGAAGTGTGAATCGCACGGCTTGTTGATTGTTTCCGAGAAAACACAAAACGATATCTTACCATAATTTATTTCTTAAAAGAAAACGTGATTGTATCCACTACAGGGTAATGCCGTATTATAAATATTACATTACTATAGCGCAGAAAAGTCAAGAGACTAGCAATACCACTCGAACAATACATTATGGCATCACTTTACACATATAGAAGCAGTGTTCATCATTGGGAGTCTTATAATAATCTTGTTAATTCGGAGCATTGTCTAGACATAAGAACGTGTCCTTTTAAGAAATGAATAATTTCGCTAAACCTACGCAGAGCACTGTCGTCGTCCTATCAGCCATCGCGGCCTGTGCCTATGCCGGGGGACTCCTAGGTGGCTACGGCCTCGGTGGACTCGGATACGGAGGATATGGACTTGGTTATGGCGGCTATGGCCTCGGATACAGCGGAGGCTTCGGCGGAGGCTACGGTGGAGGCTACGGCGGGGGCTACGGCGGGGGCTACGGTGGAGGCTACGGCGTTGGCGGCGTAGGCATCGGCAGCAGTGTTGCTCTTCTTAGTGGAGGTCCTCCCTTCGCCAAAGCCGTGGCCGGACCAGCCTTTGTGATAAGGACGGTTCATCACGTGAACAAAGTCAACGGCGGAGGAGCCGTTCTCGCTCACTCTGGCCTCGGTGGCGGTTATGGAGGCGGCTATGAATATGGCCGTGGTTACGGGTACGGAGGCGGCTACGGCTATGGTGGAGGCTACGGTGGCTATGGTTACAAGGTCTGATGAAGTTGAGGAGGTGTGCATGCAATTTTTAGTCCTTGTGTAAATGGAGCTTGTGATTGCTGCTTGCGTTGAACTCAACACAGCGAGTACAGGACTGTCTGTAGTGGCCTCATAACAGCAACGAGTAATGCACTGAAGTGCGTCATTATTTAGTGACATGCCTCTTCATCGAGACCATCGATTCATTGAATTCATTCTACATTTTATTGTCCCCAAACCAAAAATAAAAATGTGAAATTGAGACCGTCTTTGGCATCAC
It includes:
- the LOC135918250 gene encoding acanthoscurrin-1-like isoform X5, coding for MFRSGGGASDVTQRSLVATAVTVRALSSPWDSARYGILAICPVPSKTTVVYAWQLEGIPGCFESTVVVLSAIAACAYAGGLLGGYGLGGLGYGGYGLGYGGYGLGYSGGFGGGYGGGYGGGYGGGYGGGYGVGGVGIGSSVALLSGGPPFAKAVAGPAFVIRTVHHVNKVNGGGAVLAHSGLGGGYGGGYEYGRGYGYGGGYGYGGGYGGYGYKV
- the LOC135918250 gene encoding acanthoscurrin-1-like isoform X4 encodes the protein MAVAKAAQRKTTMLCMREKYGILAICPVPSKTTVVYAWQLEGIPGCFEVTDVTCRYVGGQRMLFTQRLSRKLKFQRFDPTIVSTVVVLSAIAACAYAGGLLGGYGLGGLGYGGYGLGYGGYGLGYSGGFGGGYGGGYGGGYGGGYGGGYGVGGVGIGSSVALLSGGPPFAKAVAGPAFVIRTVHHVNKVNGGGAVLAHSGLGGGYGGGYEYGRGYGYGGGYGYGGGYGGYGYKV
- the LOC135918250 gene encoding acanthoscurrin-1-like isoform X6, with translation MAYWQSVRCHRRQLLYTPGSWKVTDVTCRYVGGQRMLFTQRLSRKLKFQRFDPTIVSTVVVLSAIAACAYAGGLLGGYGLGGLGYGGYGLGYGGYGLGYSGGFGGGYGGGYGGGYGGGYGGGYGVGGVGIGSSVALLSGGPPFAKAVAGPAFVIRTVHHVNKVNGGGAVLAHSGLGGGYGGGYEYGRGYGYGGGYGYGGGYGGYGYKV
- the LOC135918250 gene encoding chorion class B protein L11-like isoform X1 produces the protein MHLVDVVHSPHEEGWSSHGLGEGRTTVNEGDAAADADAADTVTTTEPVAESGASIAETIAETGAKGNITTHGGGEGRAEKDDDALHERKVTDVTCRYVGGQRMLFTQRLSRKLKFQRFDPTIVSTVVVLSAIAACAYAGGLLGGYGLGGLGYGGYGLGYGGYGLGYSGGFGGGYGGGYGGGYGGGYGGGYGVGGVGIGSSVALLSGGPPFAKAVAGPAFVIRTVHHVNKVNGGGAVLAHSGLGGGYGGGYEYGRGYGYGGGYGYGGGYGGYGYKV
- the LOC135918250 gene encoding acanthoscurrin-1-like isoform X3; translation: MHLVDVVHSPHEEGWSSHGLGEGRTTVNEGDAAADADAADTVTTTEPVAESGASIAETIAETGAKGNITTHGGGEGRAEKDDDALHERKSTVVVLSAIAACAYAGGLLGGYGLGGLGYGGYGLGYGGYGLGYSGGFGGGYGGGYGGGYGGGYGGGYGVGGVGIGSSVALLSGGPPFAKAVAGPAFVIRTVHHVNKVNGGGAVLAHSGLGGGYGGGYEYGRGYGYGGGYGYGGGYGGYGYKV
- the LOC135918250 gene encoding acanthoscurrin-1-like isoform X7, which codes for MAVAKAAQRKTTMLCMREKYGILAICPVPSKTTVVYAWQLEGIPGCFESTVVVLSAIAACAYAGGLLGGYGLGGLGYGGYGLGYGGYGLGYSGGFGGGYGGGYGGGYGGGYGGGYGVGGVGIGSSVALLSGGPPFAKAVAGPAFVIRTVHHVNKVNGGGAVLAHSGLGGGYGGGYEYGRGYGYGGGYGYGGGYGGYGYKV
- the LOC135918250 gene encoding acanthoscurrin-1-like isoform X2; this translates as MFRSGGGASDVTQRSLVATAVTVRALSSPWDSARYGILAICPVPSKTTVVYAWQLEGIPGCFEVTDVTCRYVGGQRMLFTQRLSRKLKFQRFDPTIVSTVVVLSAIAACAYAGGLLGGYGLGGLGYGGYGLGYGGYGLGYSGGFGGGYGGGYGGGYGGGYGGGYGVGGVGIGSSVALLSGGPPFAKAVAGPAFVIRTVHHVNKVNGGGAVLAHSGLGGGYGGGYEYGRGYGYGGGYGYGGGYGGYGYKV